In one window of Mesoplodon densirostris isolate mMesDen1 chromosome 4, mMesDen1 primary haplotype, whole genome shotgun sequence DNA:
- the LOC132489366 gene encoding PSME3-interacting protein-like — MDGGDDGNLVIKKRFVSEAELDERRKRRQEEWEKVRKPEDPEECPEEVYDPRSLYERLQEQKDRKQQEYEEQFKFKNMVRGLDEDETNFLDEVSRQQELIEKQRREEELKELKEYRSNLNKVGISQENKKEVEKKVAVKPTETKTKFSQAKLLAGAVKHKSSESGNSVKRLKSDPDPDDKNQEAPSCVSLGSTSLSGPSIHCPSAAVCIGILPGLGAYSGSSDSESSSDSDGTINATGKIVSSIFRTNTFLEAP, encoded by the coding sequence ATGGATGGAGGGGATGATGGTAACCTTGTTATCAAAAAGAGGTTTGTGTCTGAGGCAGAATTAGATGAACGGCGcaaaaggaggcaagaagaaTGGGAGAAAGTTCGAAAACCTGAAGATCCAGAAGAATGCCCAGAGGAGGTTTATGACCCTCGGTCTCTATATGAAAGGCTACAGGAACAGAAAGATAGGAAGCAGCAGGAGTATGAAGAACAGTTCAAATTCAAAAACATGGTAAGAGGCTTAGACGAAGATGAGACCAACTTCCTTGATGAGGTTTCTCGGCAGCAGGAACTAATAGAAAAGCAGCGAAGAGAAGAAGAACTGAAAGAACTGAAGGAATACAGAAGTAATCTCAACAAGGTTGGAATTTCTCAAGAAAACAAGAAGGAAGTGGAGAAGAAAGTGGCTGTGAAACCCACAGAAACCAAGACCAAGTTCTCCCAGGCAAAGCTGTTGGCAGGAGCTGTGAAGCATAAGAGCTCAGAGAGTGGCAACAGTGTGAAAAGACTGAAATCGGACCCTGACCCAGATGACAAGAATCAAGAAGCCCCTTCCTGCGTGTCTCTTGGAAGCACATCTCTGAGTGGTCCCTCCATCCACTGCCCCTCCGCTGCCGTCTGTATTGGCATCCTCCCAGGTTTGGGCGCCTACTCTGGGAGCAGTGACTCTGAGTCCAGCTCAGACAGCGACGGCACCATCAACGCCACCGGCAAGATCGTCTCCTCCATCTTCCGAACCAACACCTTCCTCGAGGCCCCCTAG